The Malus domestica chromosome 06, GDT2T_hap1 genome has a segment encoding these proteins:
- the LOC139187715 gene encoding uncharacterized protein isoform X2 has translation MDSLNWIQIDPGMKDIVELALKMFKAQKGIKGRKNINWKVVKCPLQEGTVECGYYVMKYMKEIINDPNCSIITKFKEKATYTQHEIDALRIEWAEYVDDFIPIDETLD, from the exons ATGGACTCGCTTAATTGGATACAAATAGATCCTGGAATGAAGGACATTGTTGAACT AGCACTGAAGATGTTTAAAGCTCAAAAGGGAATAAAGGGTCGAAAAAACATCAATTGGAAAGTAGTAAAG TGCCCTTTGCAAGAAGGAACTGTAGAATGTGGATATTATGTGatgaaatacatgaaggaaatCATTAATGATCCAAACTGCTCAATTATTACCAAG TTCAAAGAAAAAGCTACATACACTCAACATGAAATTGATGCGTTAAGAATAGAGTGGGCTGAGTATGTTGATGACTTCATCCCAATAGATGAAACACTAGATTAG
- the LOC139187715 gene encoding uncharacterized protein isoform X1, giving the protein MQLSMFCRFHWLLAIIDPYEELVYYMDSLNWIQIDPGMKDIVELALKMFKAQKGIKGRKNINWKVVKCPLQEGTVECGYYVMKYMKEIINDPNCSIITKFKEKATYTQHEIDALRIEWAEYVDDFIPIDETLD; this is encoded by the exons ATGCAATTAtctatgttttgtaggtttcaTTGGTTGTTGGCTATTATTGACCCCTATGAGGAATTAGTGTATTATATGGACTCGCTTAATTGGATACAAATAGATCCTGGAATGAAGGACATTGTTGAACT AGCACTGAAGATGTTTAAAGCTCAAAAGGGAATAAAGGGTCGAAAAAACATCAATTGGAAAGTAGTAAAG TGCCCTTTGCAAGAAGGAACTGTAGAATGTGGATATTATGTGatgaaatacatgaaggaaatCATTAATGATCCAAACTGCTCAATTATTACCAAG TTCAAAGAAAAAGCTACATACACTCAACATGAAATTGATGCGTTAAGAATAGAGTGGGCTGAGTATGTTGATGACTTCATCCCAATAGATGAAACACTAGATTAG